From a region of the Lactuca sativa cultivar Salinas chromosome 4, Lsat_Salinas_v11, whole genome shotgun sequence genome:
- the LOC111916113 gene encoding UDP-glucuronate 4-epimerase 3, with the protein MIMKLSSSHMDNIPSTPGKFKMDKSPYIHRFRHYSSLAKLTFWSFVFLGLIVVFFFKSPSTSPPNSMPSDLSRRSLKTSSWGGPAWEKRVRSSARIRSQNGLSVLVTGAAGFVGTHVSAALKRRGDGVLGLDNFNNYYDPTLKRARQALLERSGIYIVEGDINDIALLQKLFEVNPFTHVMHLAAQAGVRYAMENPNSYVHSNIAGLVNLLEVCKNANPQPAIVWASSSSVYGLNSKVPFSEKDRTDQPASLYAATKKAGEEIAHTYNHIYGLSLTGLRFFTVYGPWGRPDMAYFFFTRDILKGKSIPIFEASNHGTVARDFTYIDDIVKGCLGALDTAEKSTGSGGKKKGPAQLRVFNLGNTSPVPVSDLVSILEKLLKVKAKRMVMKLPRNGDVQFTHANISFAEREFGYKPTTDLQTGLKKFVRWYVSYYGSGKKNSH; encoded by the coding sequence ATGATTATGAAGTTATCTTCATCTCATATGGATAACATCCCATCGACACCTGGGAAATTCAAGATGGATAAATCCCCATACATTCATAGATTCAGACACTATTCATCTCTAGcaaaactcacattttggagCTTTGTTTTCCTCGGATTAATCGTCGTCTTCTTCTTCAAATCACCATCCACATCACCACCAAACTCAATGCCATCAGATCTCTCTCGCAGATCTTTAAAAACCAGTTCGTGGGGTGGACCCGCGTGGGAAAAACGGGTCAGATCATCTGCCCGGATCCGATCCCAAAATGGGTTATCGGTATTGGTAACCGGAGCTGCCGGATTCGTCGGTACCCACGTCAGCGCCGCCTTGAAACGCCGTGGAGACGGCGTTTTAGGTCTTGATAATTTCAACAACTACTACGACCCAACACTCAAGAGGGCTCGCCAAGCCTTACTCGAAAGAAGTGGGATTTACATCGTCGAAGGTGACATTAACGACATCGCATTGCTCCAAAAACTCTTCGAGGTAAACCCTTTCACTCACGTAATGCATTTAGCAGCTCAAGCCGGTGTTCGATACGCCATGGAAAACCCAAATTCTTATGTTCATAGTAACATAGCTGGCCTTGTTAATCTTCTCGAAGTCTGTAAAAACGCTAATCCACAACCTGCTATAGTTTGGGCATCATCTAGTTCTGTTTACGGATTAAACAGCAAAGTACCCTTTTCGGAAAAAGATCGAACCGATCAACCAGCAAGCTTATACGCCGCTACAAAAAAAGCAGGTGAAGAAATCGCACACACTTATAATCACATATATGGTTTATCGTTAACGGGTTTAAGATTCTTCACTGTTTACGGACCTTGGGGAAGACCAGACATGGCGTATTTCTTTTTCACTCGAGATATCTTAAAAGGGAAATCGATTCCAATCTTTGAAGCTTCAAATCATGGAACTGTGGCGCGTGATTTTACTTACATCGACGATATTGTAAAGGGTTGTTTGGGTGCTTTAGATACTGCGGAAAAGAGTACAGGAAGTGGAGGGAAGAAGAAAGGACCTGCGCAATTGAGGGTTTTCAATTTGGGGAATACGTCACCTGTTCCTGTATCGGACCTTGTGAGCATTTTGGAGAAATTATTGAAAGTGAAAGCGAAGAGAATGGTGATGAAGTTGCCTAGAAATGGTGATGTTCAGTTTACACATGCGAATATTAGTTTTGCTGAAAGGGAATTTGGTTATAAACCAACAACTGATCTTCAAACGGGTTTGAAGAAATTTGTGAGATGGTATGTTAGTTACTATGGTTCTGGGAAGAAGAACAGTCATTGA